The sequence CTGCCGCAAAATGAACATCTTAGAGGACCCCTTGGTAGGTCATTACCGTCCATTGGTTTCATTCTTTTTCTCCTCTTCTTCTCTTGAATAGATGATTTTGTCAATGATGCCGTAAGCTAGTGCTTCCTTTGTATCCATAAAGTAATCCCTTTCGGTGTCTTTTTCAATGGTTTTTAACCTTTTTCCTGTATGTTTTGCTAATATTTCGTTAAGTAATTTTTTTAACCTTAAAATCTCCTTTGCGTGTATTTCAATTTCTGTTGCTTGTCCCGAAATGCCACCAAGAGGTTGGTGTATCATTATGCGAGAGTGTGGTAGAGAGTACCTTTTACCTTTGGTTCCACTTGCTAAAAGTAGAGCGCCCATAGACGCAGCAGAACCGATACAGATTGTTGTTACATCACATTTTATGTATTGCATTGTATCGTAAATAGCAAGACCAGCTGTTACGCTACCTCCGGGTGAGTTTATGTAAAGGAAGATGTCCTTTTCTGGATCCTCCGATTCTAAGAATAATAATTGACTTACAATTACATTGGATACATCGTCGTTTATTTCTCCGTTTAACATGATTATTCTGTCTTTTAGGAGTCTTGAGTATATGTCATAAGCCCTTTCACCTTGAGGTGTTTTTTCTATGACTATTGGTACTAAATTCATTCTTTGTCCTCTTTGGTTTCATTTTCTTTTGCCTCTTTTTGGGCCTCTTGATTTTCTTCTATTATTTTTGCGTTTTTATGTAGCAAATCCAGCGCTTTATCGCCTAATATTTCCATCTGTATTACAGGTAAAACGCCCTTTTCCTGATATTCTTTGTAAACGTCTTCAAAATTCATCCTTCTTGCATTTGCATCTTGAGCTATAACCTGATTTATTTCTTCATTAGAAACATCCAATCTTTCTTTCTTTGCTATCTCAAGTAGTATAAAGGTTGATTTCACCCTCTTTTTTGCCTCTGGCTCAAATCTTTCCCTTAGCTTTTGGGGTTTAAATTCTTCAGAGCTTACATCCGCGCCTCTGTAATACATCTCTTTTACGTATTCCATTATCATCTGATTTGCCTCTTGATTTACAAGGCTTTCTGGCAAATCAAAATCATACTCATCGAGCAGTTTTTTAAGTAACTCGTCTTTTTGTCTTTCTATCTCCTCCCTTTCTTTGTTTTCTTTGAGTTTGTTTCTTATATCTTCTTTTAGGTCGTCAACATTTTTAAATTCTTTATTTATCTTTTTTGCAAACTCATCGTCTATTTCAGGAAGTTTTTTCTGCTTTAAAGATTTGAGTGTTACCTCAAAAACGACATCTTTGCCTTTAAGCGCTCTTAGAGGGTAATCTTTATCGAACGATGCCTCTATCTTTTTGGTTTCGCCAACTTTCATACCTTTTAACTGGCTTTCTATTTCTTCTATGAGCTGCTTTTTGCCAAGTTCAACAGGCAAATTTTCACCGCCAAATTCGTTTATTGGGTAGTTAGTTTTTTGGGTAAAAGTTTTGAGGTCTATAATACCTATATCACCTTCTTCAAATGTGTCGCCATCTTTATCCTCTAATGTTGCGAATGCTTCTCTTAGCTGATTTAGTACGTCGTTTATTGATTCCTCTGTTATTTCTATTGGTTTTGCAGTAATCTCAATGCCTTTGTATTCTTTTAGTTCAAATTGGGGTTTTACATCAACCATAGCGGTGAAACTTAACCCCTTATCTTCATCGTAAACAACCTCTGTGAATACCGGATCAGAAACTGCATCTATTTTATTGTCTTCTATGGCAAATTCGTAACTTTCTGCCATCAACTCTCTTTTTATGTTATCCTCTATATCTTGTTTATAGCTCCTTAAGATGATTTCTTTTGGAACTTTACCTTTTCTGAAACCTTTAATTTTTACAGTCTTTCTTAGATCGTTTACAATCTCGTCTTTTTTCTCTTTAATCCTTTCTGGTTCTACCTTTATGTGAAGTTTTTTTCTTGAAGGTTTAACATCTTCAACTGCTACTTCCACCATACTTCCTCCTACCGTTTTAGTTAGCAGAATATACCAAAAGCCAACCAATTTTTCAATTTTATTGTTGCTGAAGCTTA comes from Hippea maritima DSM 10411 and encodes:
- the clpP gene encoding ATP-dependent Clp endopeptidase proteolytic subunit ClpP, whose translation is MNLVPIVIEKTPQGERAYDIYSRLLKDRIIMLNGEINDDVSNVIVSQLLFLESEDPEKDIFLYINSPGGSVTAGLAIYDTMQYIKCDVTTICIGSAASMGALLLASGTKGKRYSLPHSRIMIHQPLGGISGQATEIEIHAKEILRLKKLLNEILAKHTGKRLKTIEKDTERDYFMDTKEALAYGIIDKIIYSREEEEKKNETNGR
- the tig gene encoding trigger factor — protein: MVEVAVEDVKPSRKKLHIKVEPERIKEKKDEIVNDLRKTVKIKGFRKGKVPKEIILRSYKQDIEDNIKRELMAESYEFAIEDNKIDAVSDPVFTEVVYDEDKGLSFTAMVDVKPQFELKEYKGIEITAKPIEITEESINDVLNQLREAFATLEDKDGDTFEEGDIGIIDLKTFTQKTNYPINEFGGENLPVELGKKQLIEEIESQLKGMKVGETKKIEASFDKDYPLRALKGKDVVFEVTLKSLKQKKLPEIDDEFAKKINKEFKNVDDLKEDIRNKLKENKEREEIERQKDELLKKLLDEYDFDLPESLVNQEANQMIMEYVKEMYYRGADVSSEEFKPQKLRERFEPEAKKRVKSTFILLEIAKKERLDVSNEEINQVIAQDANARRMNFEDVYKEYQEKGVLPVIQMEILGDKALDLLHKNAKIIEENQEAQKEAKENETKEDKE